A window of Pseudomonas mucidolens contains these coding sequences:
- the araH gene encoding L-arabinose ABC transporter permease AraH produces the protein MTSQNNALPTARKPLDLRSLLDNWAMLMAAAGIFLLCALLIDNFLSPLNMRGLGLAISTVGIAACTMLYCLASGHFDLSVGSVIACAGVVAAIVMRDTESVMLGIGAALLMGLVVGLINGIVIAKLRVNALITTLATMQIVRGLAYIFADGKAVGVSQEQFFVFGNGQLFGVPVPILITIACFVFFGWLLNYTTYGRNTMAIGGNAEAALLAGVNVDRTKIIIFAVHGLIGALAGVILASRMTSGQPMIGQGFELTVISACVLGGVSLSGGIGMIRHVIAGVLILAIIENAMNLKNIDTFYQYVIRGSILLLAVVIDRMKQR, from the coding sequence ATGACAAGCCAAAACAACGCGTTGCCGACGGCGCGCAAACCCCTGGACCTGCGTAGCCTGCTCGACAACTGGGCAATGCTGATGGCGGCGGCGGGGATCTTTCTGCTCTGCGCCTTGCTCATTGACAACTTCCTGTCTCCGCTGAACATGCGCGGACTGGGCCTGGCGATCTCAACCGTGGGCATCGCGGCCTGCACCATGCTGTATTGCCTGGCTTCGGGGCACTTCGACTTGTCGGTGGGCTCGGTGATCGCCTGTGCCGGGGTGGTGGCGGCGATCGTGATGCGCGATACCGAGAGCGTCATGCTGGGCATCGGCGCAGCATTATTGATGGGACTTGTCGTCGGGCTGATCAACGGCATCGTGATTGCCAAGCTGCGAGTCAACGCCTTGATCACCACCTTGGCGACCATGCAGATCGTGCGCGGCCTGGCTTATATCTTTGCCGACGGCAAAGCGGTCGGGGTATCGCAGGAGCAGTTCTTCGTATTTGGCAACGGCCAGTTGTTCGGCGTGCCGGTGCCCATCCTGATCACCATCGCCTGCTTCGTGTTTTTTGGCTGGTTGCTCAACTACACCACTTACGGTCGCAACACCATGGCCATTGGTGGCAACGCGGAAGCGGCATTGCTGGCTGGGGTCAACGTTGATCGAACCAAGATCATCATCTTCGCCGTACACGGCTTGATCGGCGCGCTGGCCGGGGTGATCCTCGCTTCGCGCATGACCTCCGGCCAACCCATGATCGGCCAGGGCTTCGAACTGACAGTGATATCCGCCTGCGTGCTGGGCGGGGTGTCGCTGAGCGGCGGCATCGGTATGATCCGTCATGTGATTGCCGGGGTATTGATCCTGGCAATCATCGAGAACGCGATGAACCTGAAGAACATCGACACGTTCTACCAGTACGTGATTCGCGGTTCGATCCTGTTGCTGGCGGTGGTGATCGATCGGATGAAACAACGTTGA
- the araG gene encoding L-arabinose ABC transporter ATP-binding protein AraG, translated as MHVQLNEQQPIAGASLRFDGIGKTFPGVKALDGISFSAQPGQVHALMGENGAGKSTLLKILGGAYIPSSGTVQIGAQVMAFKCAADSIACGVAVIHQELHLVPEMSVAENLFLGHLPSRFGVVNRGLLRQQALACLKGLADEIDPQEKLGRLSLGQRQLVEIAKALSRGAHVIAFDEPTSSLSAREIDRLMAIIARLRDEGKVVLYVSHRMEEVFRICNAVTVFKDGRYVRTFDDMQALTHDQLVTCMVGRDIQDIYDYRPRERGEVALKVDGITGPGLREPVSFEVHKGEILGLFGLVGAGRTELFRLLSGLERATAGELQLCGEKLQLRSPRDAIAAGVLLCPEDRKKEGIIPLSSVAENINISARGSHSAFGWLLREGWEKTNADQQIQAMKVKTPSAAQKIMYLSGGNQQKAILGRWLSMPMKVLLLDEPTRGIDIGAKAEIYQIIHNLAASGIAVIVVSSDLMEVMGISDRILVLCEGALRGEKSREHATESNLLQLALPSQRADGLAN; from the coding sequence ATGCACGTGCAACTGAATGAACAACAACCCATTGCCGGAGCCAGTCTGCGTTTTGACGGCATCGGCAAAACCTTCCCTGGCGTCAAGGCACTGGATGGCATCAGCTTCAGCGCGCAGCCAGGCCAGGTGCATGCCTTGATGGGCGAGAACGGCGCGGGCAAGTCGACGCTGCTGAAAATCCTCGGCGGTGCCTATATTCCGAGCAGCGGCACCGTGCAGATCGGCGCGCAGGTCATGGCCTTCAAATGCGCCGCCGACAGCATCGCCTGCGGCGTGGCGGTGATCCACCAGGAACTGCACCTGGTGCCGGAAATGAGCGTCGCCGAAAACCTCTTCCTCGGGCATTTGCCGTCGCGCTTTGGCGTGGTCAATCGTGGGCTGCTGCGTCAGCAGGCGCTGGCGTGCCTCAAGGGCCTGGCCGACGAAATCGACCCACAGGAGAAACTCGGTCGCTTGTCCCTGGGCCAGCGGCAACTAGTGGAAATCGCCAAGGCGCTGTCCCGCGGCGCCCATGTGATTGCCTTCGACGAGCCCACCAGCAGCCTCTCGGCGCGCGAGATTGACCGCTTGATGGCGATCATCGCGCGCTTGCGCGATGAGGGCAAAGTGGTGCTGTACGTTTCCCATCGCATGGAAGAAGTCTTTCGTATCTGCAACGCGGTGACCGTGTTCAAGGACGGTCGCTACGTGCGCACCTTCGACGACATGCAGGCGCTGACCCACGACCAACTGGTCACCTGCATGGTCGGGCGTGACATCCAGGACATCTACGATTACCGCCCGCGTGAACGGGGCGAGGTGGCGCTCAAGGTCGACGGTATAACCGGGCCGGGTCTGCGTGAGCCGGTCAGTTTCGAGGTGCACAAGGGCGAGATCCTCGGGCTGTTCGGGCTGGTGGGCGCGGGGCGTACCGAACTGTTTCGTCTGTTAAGCGGGTTGGAGCGTGCCACGGCCGGCGAGTTGCAACTCTGCGGCGAAAAACTGCAGCTGCGCTCACCGCGCGATGCCATTGCCGCCGGCGTGCTGCTGTGCCCGGAAGACCGCAAGAAGGAAGGCATCATCCCGCTGTCCAGCGTCGCTGAGAACATCAATATCAGTGCCCGTGGCAGTCATTCGGCCTTTGGTTGGCTGTTGCGCGAGGGTTGGGAAAAGACCAACGCCGACCAGCAAATCCAGGCCATGAAAGTCAAGACTCCGAGCGCGGCGCAGAAAATCATGTACCTCTCCGGCGGCAATCAGCAGAAGGCGATTCTGGGTCGCTGGCTGTCGATGCCGATGAAGGTGCTGCTGCTCGACGAGCCGACGCGAGGTATCGATATCGGTGCGAAGGCGGAGATTTACCAGATCATCCATAACCTGGCGGCCAGCGGCATTGCGGTGATCGTGGTGTCCAGCGACTTGATGGAAGTGATGGGTATCTCCGATCGTATCCTGGTGCTGTGTGAAGGCGCGTTGCGCGGCGAAAAAAGCCGCGAACACGCCACTGAATCCAATCTGCTGCAATTGGCTCTGCCGAGCCAACGTGCCGACGGCCTGGCGAACTGA
- a CDS encoding substrate-binding domain-containing protein: MNRRRGIRSLCCAAVAVSAMSLSGLLLAAEEVKIGFLVKQAEEPWFQTEWAFAEKAGKDHGFTVIKIAVPDGEKTLSAIDSLAANGAKGFVICPPDVALGPAIVAKAKRNGLKVMAVDDRFVDAKGNFMEDVPYLGMAAFEVGQKQGAAMAAEAKKRGWDWKDTYAVINTYNELDTGKKRTDGSIQSLKEAGIPEDHILTAALKTLDVPGSMDATNSALVKLPSGVKNLIIGGMNDNTVLGGVRATESAGFAAANVIGIGINGTDAIGELKKVNSGFFGSMLPSPHIEGYNTAKMMFDWVTKGTEPPKYTAMDEVTLITRDNFKQELEKIGLWK, from the coding sequence ATGAATCGTCGTCGTGGTATCCGTTCCCTATGTTGCGCCGCCGTGGCAGTCTCGGCCATGAGCCTGAGCGGGCTGTTGCTGGCCGCCGAAGAAGTGAAGATCGGCTTCCTGGTCAAGCAGGCTGAAGAGCCCTGGTTCCAGACCGAATGGGCATTCGCCGAAAAGGCCGGCAAGGACCATGGTTTCACCGTGATCAAGATCGCCGTGCCGGATGGCGAGAAAACCCTGTCGGCCATCGACAGCCTGGCCGCCAATGGCGCCAAGGGCTTTGTGATCTGCCCACCGGACGTCGCCCTCGGCCCGGCCATCGTCGCCAAGGCCAAGCGCAATGGCTTGAAAGTCATGGCGGTGGATGACCGTTTTGTCGATGCCAAGGGCAACTTCATGGAAGACGTGCCGTACCTGGGCATGGCCGCCTTCGAAGTCGGCCAGAAGCAGGGCGCCGCGATGGCCGCCGAAGCGAAAAAACGTGGCTGGGACTGGAAAGACACCTACGCGGTGATCAATACCTACAACGAACTCGACACCGGTAAAAAGCGCACCGACGGCTCGATCCAATCCCTGAAAGAAGCGGGCATTCCTGAAGACCATATCCTCACCGCGGCCCTCAAGACTCTGGACGTCCCCGGCAGCATGGACGCCACTAACTCGGCCCTGGTCAAGCTGCCCAGCGGCGTGAAGAACCTGATTATTGGCGGCATGAACGACAACACGGTGCTGGGCGGCGTGCGCGCCACCGAAAGCGCCGGGTTTGCCGCCGCCAACGTGATCGGTATCGGCATCAACGGCACCGATGCCATCGGTGAACTGAAGAAGGTCAACAGCGGCTTCTTCGGCTCGATGCTGCCCAGCCCGCACATCGAGGGCTACAACACCGCGAAGATGATGTTCGACTGGGTAACCAAAGGCACCGAGCCGCCGAAGTACACGGCGATGGACGAAGTGACGCTGATCACCCGTGACAATTTCAAGCAGGAACTGGAAAAGATCGGCCTGTGGAAATAA